The genome window GGAGTGGATCTATTTCACGTTGGCGATCGCCTCCTCGTACGCCGTGCTGCCTAATTATCTGAATGCTCACGTCTGGAGGGAACCGGTCTGGCCTTCCTTACTAACCTACCTTCCTCTGTACGGCGGCCTCTGTGTACGAATCGCACATCGGTTCTTGCGAATCCAAAAATCCCCTCTTTCGTAAGCGGGGGAGCAGTGCGGCCCTCCACGCCGCCATTGCGGGAAGCGAAGCGGCCAAGAAGAAATACAAACCCAGCGGAACGAAGAGCCAACGACCGGACCGGACAAACCAGACAAGGCATCCCAAGAGATAAAGGCTTAAAAATCCCTCCAACCAGCGAACGATCGCAGCCGCGCGACCGCCGGCTTGCTCTCGGTATCCCGTGTTCGAATTCCCTTTTTTCGGCGTCCGGACAAAAATCCCGCTCCGATCCACAAGCCCATCCAGCGTGGCTGCCGTATTGTGAATCGCCATGGCCACTCCGAGTGTCAAGGCGACGGCAATGGTTTGAATAATATTTCCCGCGGATTTCCTTTTCGTTTTCTGGGGTTGGCAAAAAAACCAGAGAACCGAAATGGTGGAGAATCCGAAGAAAATGCTGTCGGACCCGTTCCAAACACTTCGCATTCCTCTTGCGTTCAGCACCCAGGGGAATGAAAACAAGATCAAGAGCACCGCCGCATACGCGAAGTGCCCCGTCAGATGAACAAGAGCGTCCATTCTCGTACCGAGAGGAAGTTTTTGACGGAGTAGAGGCTTGGCCATTTTACGAAGAGTCTGCGCCGATCCTTTTGCCCAGCGAAACTGCTGGATGCGAAACGACGAAAAATGGGAAGGGAGCTCCGAGGGAACAACCAGGTCCGGCAAGTATACGATGCTCCATCCGGCAAGTTGAACCCGAAAGCTGAGATCAAGGTCCTCCGTTAACGTGGCCGCACGCCATCCTCCGGCGGATTCGATGGCCTTTTTTCGCCACATTCCGGCTGTACCGTTAAAGTTCAAGAAATATCCCCTGCGGAATCGTGCTGCCTGCTCAATCTCAAAATGGGCGTCAAGCATCGCCGCTTGCGCTTGAGTGAGCCTCGATTCATCCTCGTTCAGGTATCCCCATCGCGCCTGAACCACTCCAACGTTCGGATCGGCAAAGGCGCCGACGGCTTGGCGCAAAAACATGGGAGGCGGAACGAAATCAGCGTCAAAAATGGCGACGAATTCGCCGCGCGCCTCAACCGTACCGGCGGCCAGAGCGCCCGCCTTGTAACCGCTTCGGCTTTCACGGCGAATATGGCGGACCGAAATCCCTTGCATAGCCAGTCGCGGGACTTCTCGCGCGATAAGGTCCGACGTGTCGTCCTCGGAATCGTCAAGAATTTGAACTTCGAAGCGGTCCCTCTCGTATTCGAGCGCGGCGAGCGACCGTAAAATCCTCTGGACGACGAAACGTTCGTTGAAAACGGGAATTTGAATCGTCACAAATGGCGCTCCACCAGGGAGTTGTAGCGGTTTAAACATCGGCGCATCGGCGGGTCTGGTCGCGATCCACGTCAGCCAAAAACGATGGCCCGCCGCCAGCAGCAATCCCGTAAGACCGGCGTAATAGGCGATGAAAGCGGCGAGCTCAGGCATACCAGTGGATCAAAGTGTGGGGAGAAACTCCCAAACGGAACGCGAGATAGATGAGACTGTTTCGAGCGATTCGCGGCAGCCCAAAACCCTCGCCATACTTTCGCGAAGAGACTTGCAGTCGAGTGGTCAGCAATTCAAAATCAACCCGGCGCCGATATCGATCGAAGATCAACACGTCTTCAAAGAGCGGTACGGACGGGAATTTTCCTTCTTCCAGAAAAAGATCGCGCCGCACGAAGAATCCGTTCGTTCCCACGAGAAACCTTTTTCGGCTTCGAGCCGCCGCGTCGAGAACCCGGCGCTGAACCCGGAGAAACGGAGATTCAGGAACGTACCTCTTCAGAAACGCGCCCGCGGAAGCGCCCCGGCGAATGGCTTTCTCAATGGATTCACAGGCGCCTTCCGGAGGCCGGCAATCCGAATGCAGGAACCAGAGAATATCTCCGCTGGCTTCCTCCGCTCCTTCGTTCATGGCGTCCGCGCGGGTGGCTAATCGGGGGCGATACAAATAACGAACGCGTTCCCTCCAAATATCATCGGCCGGCGCCGAAGAGGTTGTGTCCACCACGATCCGCTCCGCGCAAGGGGCTAAACGCTCGATGTGGGACAGGACGCCGCCCATCTCCGGCTCATTTCGAACGGGGATCACAATGGATATCATCTCAGATGCTCTTCCACCGGGACAGAAGTGAAGCCGTGGACGGAACGATGCGGCTTTCCTTCAGGAGTTCGGCTTTCATCGAAGTTAGGTCTTCCATCGTGTCAAGGTCGCGCCCTTTAGGAAGAGATTGAACCGGAATCCGATCTTCTTCGGCAGTCGCGAGCAGCTGACTGTAAACCTGGTCACTCCCCCACATGACATTTCGAAAGGGATTCCGCCAATTCTCGGGTACACCGATAAGATAAACACCGCCGTCCAAGGCCGGGCCCAAAACCGCGTAGCCCTCCTTTCCCTTGCGGAACGAAAGTTCCAAAGAGGCGAAGGCCGCCAACGGCGAATCGACGCCCAAAAAGATCGCGTTTTTCCAGGCCAATACGTTGCGATGAAACGCCAACGCCTCTTCGAGCAGAGGTCCAAGCTTCGCGGCCCGTATGATGCGCGCGTTTCCGAGAACCGATGGGTCCATTCCGGACTCCCCCGTCTCGGGCGTTCCGATCCAAACCTGATAGGGGACTTTATGCTCCTCAAAATAATCGAGATGATCCTTGAGAAGGGCTCTTTGCAGCTCAGCCGCGCAAGGGGAACCCAGCTTCTCCGCCAGCCGAGTGTTGCACCATCCCGCGACGGGAGATTTCGCGATCAGGTGTATCCCGCCGCCGAAATTCGCCCTCAGATCACCCTTGGATGGCGCTTGAGCGGGCAAGCTTCGTGCGTACACCCCCCGATTCGCATGTCAAACTATCCGGGAAGTCCTCCGCCTTACCCAGAGTGCGGTACTTCGGCGGCCTCGCGAGAGCACGCTCTTTCACCAAGAATTATTGCCGGATCCGGGCTAGACAGCCCGGGAGGCCGTCGAGATAATGGAACATCATGGAAGTGAAGCGCCTGATCGCCGTCGGCATTGAGGGGAGCGCCCGACCCACGGATCCTCCGCCGGGAGCTCTATGGGTGCGATCGGACGAGCAGCGCGGAACCATGCTTTTCGGGGTACAGAAGCGCTCCGAAGACGATGCGGAGCGGGCCCTTCGGTATGCTTGCCTGATCCAAGACGAAACCAAGCGTCTTATCGTAAAGGAGGTATCGGTCAGGATTCATCACCGGGATCCGGACTTCAACTGGGAATCGGAATTCCGCGAGGATCTTCGGGCTTTGCGCACCGGGGAAGTCCTCGTCTCTCCGCCCATCGCAAAAATTTACGACCGGCTTTTTCTGTTCGAACGGCTGGAGGAAGAACACGGCCCGAGGTTCTTCCTGCGAGGAGAGCGCCAAAGGCCCGGCCGGCTCAGAGGGGTTGAGGCGCGGCTTGTGCCTCTGATCGGCCGAAACGCCGAAATCGTTCGGTTCGAGGAAACGTTGGAACAAGTTTCAGAGGACCAGGGGCAGGTCGTCGGGATCGTAGGAGAAGCGGGCGTTGGAAAGACGAGACTGGTCGCCGCTTTCCAGGAAATCCTCAAAAAGCGCTCCATCCCCTTTGCGGAGGGCGCGCACGCGATCCGCGATACACAGCCCTACCGAGGAGTGCGCCAGGTGGTATCCGCCCTGGTTCACGGTTTGGATGCCCAAGCCGACGAGGTGGAAACCGATTTTCTGGGCCTGCTTCTCCATCCGGAAAAGAAAACGGAGCGTTTGCGCTTTCTTTCGGATTCCCAGATTCGGCAGGGGCTCTTTCATTCGATTCGGCAGTTAATACACATGAAAGCTCACTCTCCGCTCGCGGTCATTCTGGAAGACCTTCATTGGGCGGATTCCAATACAATCGAGCTTTTGGAACATGTCATGGAAGATATGGAATCTTCCCATCTTCTTTTGATTCTTTCACACCGCTCGGAATGGGAAGGGCGTTGGAAACGGCGTCTCAATTATAACGAGATGGTGTTGCAGTCATTTACCGATGACGAATTAGGCCGATTCATCTCCGCTTCCGTCGGCGTGGATAAAATCGCCGCTCAGGCAAGGACGGAACTCTCAAGGCTCTCCATGGGCAATCCGCTGTACGTGGAAGAGATCCTTCGGCAGGCATTGGAGCAAGTGGATTTCGAGATTGAGACCGAAGAGAACGGCCAAAAAATTCTCAAAAGCCGGCATAAACGGATCGATATGCCGGGGACTCTTCGGTCGCTGTTGGCGTCGCGATTCGATCGATTGGAGGAATTTTCGAGGGACGTGCTTCGCTGGGCGTCTTTATTAGGTCTTTCCTTCGATGCCGAAGAACTCGAGGGCTTGACCCCGTCGATCCACGGGGAACACTGGAAAGGAGTAATGACGGGCCTCATCGATCGGGGATATCTCACCGAACAGAGCGTCTTTCCTCGTAAGATGTACCGGTTCCGCCATGATTTCATTTTTGAAGTCGTGAGGGAGAGTCTTGAGAACGCCGACCGGCGGCGGCGCCAATCCGCGGTGGGGCAGTTCTTGGTCCAACGCTTTCCTATTCTCGATCTCGAGGCGGTGAACCGAATCGCGGATCACTTTCTCGACAGCGACAGGGCAGTGTCGGCGGTTGAGTGGGCCACGAAGGCCGGCGAGCGAAATTTCGATCTTTTCCTCTATTCCCAGGCTCGGGTTTATTTCGAACGCGCGATCGAAGCCGGGAAAACGCTCCCTTTCGGATCCTCCGCCCAGTCGGATCGCTTGTACGAGGGATGGATTCGCACGTTGCTCGCTTTGGGAGATTACGAAGCCGCTCGAAGGGTGTTGGGTGAATGGTCTCAATATGGCGCGCTTCGTTCGCCGCGCTCCCAGGGAGTCTATTTTCTCCTGTGGGCCGAGCTTCAACGCGGCCGGTCCGATGACGCACGATGTTTGGATGCGGCCGAGCGCGCAATTGAGGCGCTTGGAAATGATCCGTCGACACGGGATGCTTTACTGCGAGCCTTCGAGTATCGCCTGGACGCCCTGGTGGCGCTGGGACGAGGCCGTGAAATGGTTCATGAGGGATTCAAAATGCTTCGTGAGCTGAGCGAGGCGAATCCGGAGACCGCACTTCGCGTCTGGTCCCGCATGGCCGGAGAGACCATTCAGCAAGGGGAGATCTCACAGGCCCTGGACTACCTGGCCAAAACCGAAAAATTCAGCTCCCATCGGATTCCGCCGGCGGACGGTGTGAACGTGCACCTTCGATTCGCCGAAGCCGCTCGATTCGTGGGGGATTATGAGAAAACTCTCAGGCGCTTGAGCGAGGCTCTTCGCGTTTGCAGGGAAGCCGGAATGCGGGCCTTGACGACCAGTGTCTCGCGCCACCAGGCCGCGGCCCTTCTCGGTATGGGGGATTGCGAGCAGGCAAAGAAGACGCTCGAAGACGGGCTCAAGGAAGCCCGATCGCTTCAAGATCCGTTTCTCGAGGCCCAGCTTAAACTTTCCCTGGCGGAATGGTTTCTCGAGATAGGGACGGACCAGGAAGCCACGCGCCTTGTGTCGGCCGTGGGATTGGGAATCACTTCGCGCCTGGGAGTCACGGCGCGTTGCCTTCGGGAATCGCTGCTCGCGCGCTTGTTTCTGCGCGCAAATAAGCCGAAAGAAGCCGCGGATCTTCTCCGTTCCGCCGCGAAACGCTACAACGACAACGGCCACCGGGTGCTTTTTGCGGAAGTCCTGGCGCGGGCGCTTTCCATTGAGGCGCTTCATGGGTTGCGGCCCTCGGGCAGTCTCGCGGAGGACTACGGTGAACTTTGCCTGCGCGTGAGGCATCTTCGACTTCCTCCACTCCAAAGAGAGTTATGGATTACCGGACTTG of Bdellovibrionota bacterium contains these proteins:
- a CDS encoding glycosyltransferase; translation: MPELAAFIAYYAGLTGLLLAAGHRFWLTWIATRPADAPMFKPLQLPGGAPFVTIQIPVFNERFVVQRILRSLAALEYERDRFEVQILDDSEDDTSDLIAREVPRLAMQGISVRHIRRESRSGYKAGALAAGTVEARGEFVAIFDADFVPPPMFLRQAVGAFADPNVGVVQARWGYLNEDESRLTQAQAAMLDAHFEIEQAARFRRGYFLNFNGTAGMWRKKAIESAGGWRAATLTEDLDLSFRVQLAGWSIVYLPDLVVPSELPSHFSSFRIQQFRWAKGSAQTLRKMAKPLLRQKLPLGTRMDALVHLTGHFAYAAVLLILFSFPWVLNARGMRSVWNGSDSIFFGFSTISVLWFFCQPQKTKRKSAGNIIQTIAVALTLGVAMAIHNTAATLDGLVDRSGIFVRTPKKGNSNTGYREQAGGRAAAIVRWLEGFLSLYLLGCLVWFVRSGRWLFVPLGLYFFLAASLPAMAAWRAALLPRLRKRGFLDSQEPMCDSYTEAAVQRKVG
- a CDS encoding glycosyltransferase, with product MIPVRNEPEMGGVLSHIERLAPCAERIVVDTTSSAPADDIWRERVRYLYRPRLATRADAMNEGAEEASGDILWFLHSDCRPPEGACESIEKAIRRGASAGAFLKRYVPESPFLRVQRRVLDAAARSRKRFLVGTNGFFVRRDLFLEEGKFPSVPLFEDVLIFDRYRRRVDFELLTTRLQVSSRKYGEGFGLPRIARNSLIYLAFRLGVSPHTLIHWYA
- a CDS encoding DUF2064 domain-containing protein encodes the protein MYARSLPAQAPSKGDLRANFGGGIHLIAKSPVAGWCNTRLAEKLGSPCAAELQRALLKDHLDYFEEHKVPYQVWIGTPETGESGMDPSVLGNARIIRAAKLGPLLEEALAFHRNVLAWKNAIFLGVDSPLAAFASLELSFRKGKEGYAVLGPALDGGVYLIGVPENWRNPFRNVMWGSDQVYSQLLATAEEDRIPVQSLPKGRDLDTMEDLTSMKAELLKESRIVPSTASLLSRWKSI
- a CDS encoding AAA family ATPase, which translates into the protein MEVKRLIAVGIEGSARPTDPPPGALWVRSDEQRGTMLFGVQKRSEDDAERALRYACLIQDETKRLIVKEVSVRIHHRDPDFNWESEFREDLRALRTGEVLVSPPIAKIYDRLFLFERLEEEHGPRFFLRGERQRPGRLRGVEARLVPLIGRNAEIVRFEETLEQVSEDQGQVVGIVGEAGVGKTRLVAAFQEILKKRSIPFAEGAHAIRDTQPYRGVRQVVSALVHGLDAQADEVETDFLGLLLHPEKKTERLRFLSDSQIRQGLFHSIRQLIHMKAHSPLAVILEDLHWADSNTIELLEHVMEDMESSHLLLILSHRSEWEGRWKRRLNYNEMVLQSFTDDELGRFISASVGVDKIAAQARTELSRLSMGNPLYVEEILRQALEQVDFEIETEENGQKILKSRHKRIDMPGTLRSLLASRFDRLEEFSRDVLRWASLLGLSFDAEELEGLTPSIHGEHWKGVMTGLIDRGYLTEQSVFPRKMYRFRHDFIFEVVRESLENADRRRRQSAVGQFLVQRFPILDLEAVNRIADHFLDSDRAVSAVEWATKAGERNFDLFLYSQARVYFERAIEAGKTLPFGSSAQSDRLYEGWIRTLLALGDYEAARRVLGEWSQYGALRSPRSQGVYFLLWAELQRGRSDDARCLDAAERAIEALGNDPSTRDALLRAFEYRLDALVALGRGREMVHEGFKMLRELSEANPETALRVWSRMAGETIQQGEISQALDYLAKTEKFSSHRIPPADGVNVHLRFAEAARFVGDYEKTLRRLSEALRVCREAGMRALTTSVSRHQAAALLGMGDCEQAKKTLEDGLKEARSLQDPFLEAQLKLSLAEWFLEIGTDQEATRLVSAVGLGITSRLGVTARCLRESLLARLFLRANKPKEAADLLRSAAKRYNDNGHRVLFAEVLARALSIEALHGLRPSGSLAEDYGELCLRVRHLRLPPLQRELWITGLDLASSCGKTFHPDVEDSDLNAVLPVSLRLRSFMALRRYQAARGEKESAARTLKKHEDCCEALLRNVPFEYREVFQR